atgatataattttcaCATGTTCCTCAGTTTACTTCTCTTTACGtgttaatgtaaaattttgtaattaatatattagaaatttgaaaaagtttttttaacaatcttttttataattatttataaataatttttaattagttcagattaataaaatagtaatctataatctgttataaaaaaaaattataatcatttatgaataatttttaattagttcagattaataaaatagtaatctATAATctgttattaaaaaatcattaaaaaaaattgttaatatatcgTAATCGTTATAAATATGTTGGATAGAAATTGTTATCTACATAAGTAGGAATTACAACAACTTGTGATGACAAAAAATAACAGCATAAAAATCACAAGGAAATACAacaatatcattatttaacatattttcataaagttattaaaattcacttattattttacattgacaataatatattttatataagtcTTAAAATCTCATATTTCTTAACATGTTAATAGGTAAAAAGTAAACAAGATAATTCTGAtgttaaaactaaataataatcaccttaaagtttaaaaaaaaaaaatagacaaaaaaaactcatttaaaagatataaaaattaaattaagattttaaacattaaaggatcaaatacatatttaaatataagtttatttttagtttttttttactaaGGTCTTAAATGTTAGTGCAGGAGCTCTATTTCCCCTTGAGAAAGCTCCTACATATCATTTTCCAGCACTCCTGGTCTGGCTCAGCAGACTCAAGCCGACGCTTCAAATCTTCTGCGAATCCTTTCTGCATCATAACCATAAGAAAGCTTCACTAATACATTCCAAgaccaaaaaaacaaaactatatatattgcAATGTTACCTGTATGACATCCATTTGGAGAAGGCGATCAATGAGATTAAACAATATATCTATGGTGTACTCAGGATGTCCCTGAATTCCAAGAATGTTGTCTGCAATTGCAAACATTTCCACCCTAGTTTTGTCCGAAGATGCAATCACATCTGCACCCTCAGGAACCTCGTAAACCTCGTCTTGGTGCACTTCTATGATCGAAAGGAATGATGACATTTCATGATGATCTAGGTACCTATAACATCCACCTACATCTTTCATGAAATGCACTTCTCTAAACCCAATATCCCACCCTGTCTTCGATTTCCCTACCCTTCCACCCAAAGCCCTGCACAGTACCTATAACATCAAGGTCATTCACAAACTTCAATTTCCATCTATATTATCTTAAGTAatccagaaaataaaaaatcatactttATACGGATGCTAGATTATTAAACACAGATACCTGGTGGCCAAAGCAAATGCCAAGGAGCTTCTTCTCCGTTGCAACAATGATTCGCAAAATGAAACAGAGTTTAAGGATCCAGTAATCATTTCCATAAGCATCACTGGGGCTACCAGTGATCACAAACCCATCATATTTATGCAGATCATTCAATTCAGGAAAATCTCCCTCGTACACTCTGAACAAATCCCACACATCTCCCTCTTCCCCAAAGGCTTCTACATACACGTTGTAATAGCCACCGTACACTTTCTCTACATACTCAGAATCACGCACTGCTTGCAGCACAGCATATCTTCTACTTTCACAATCAATTGCCATCTTCAAGCTATAGCTaggcttgaaaaaaaaatgagttttggttgttagaaagagaaagagagaaaccAAATTGTTAATTGTGTGTTGGGTCGTTGAGTGAAAGGTCTTATATAGATGGCAATTCCTAAGTACATGATCTAAATAACTTGTTGTTTTTTGGAGTATCTCTAAGAACAGACATATTCGTGAACCAATGTCGGAAGAAGTCTTATACTATGGTTCCCGCTTGTGGCACATGCGAAACAGGGACAACCATGGCTGATTTATTGGGGAGGTCGAGTGTATAAAGTACAGAATATCTTTTGTAAATGTgatgataattaaatttattctaaaaagaaTAATCTAAAACCTATTTATTTGGAAGATGGTGCAGTTGATATGATGGACAAAGCATGTTTTAAACATCATGGAGTCTGAGCTAAGGATACATGTCACTTACGAGCATCAAATTCTTATTCTTTGCTAAATCCATCTCATCTACACACAATGTTGATGGTATTTAGTAGCAAAGAAGGAATAATTTAGTTAAAGTCACTGAAAACGTAGAATAGTATAgattttgttcaaatttaaagAGATGTAAGTCAAATTTGAAGTTTTAATCTTATAGTGTTATATCTATGTTTTGGAGATTGAATTCAACCCAAACTCGTTTGTGTGGTATTGTGGGTGGCCAATATCAGGAGGTATTGTTGTGAGCAATAGATAACTATTgaaaatatagaattttatattttaatcaattatcattttatatatttctcgGTTGAACAACCATTTATGCttgaaatatattagaaaacacatgatatttaatttctatGTTTCGTGATTAAAATAAAGGACtgaccatttttcttttaaaaggaataaatataatgaataatttatttaagattatattggaatacaaataaaaattaaatattttataatttattttggatgagaaaatattaaatgaatattactacaaaaaaaaaagatattaatgtTACGCGGTCCAGGATGAAATGAAAAAGGTCACGTGATCCAAGACTGTTGTTGCAGAGGTATTGAAGAAGCCGAGAATGTTGATGCAGAATGCTCAATCTTTTATTTCAAGGACCTTCCTACAAAAATGACACATCAGACCAACTATGACAAAtgtcttatttattaaaacatcaCCGCTACACCATTTAATTTCTTCTGTCATTTTCctgtataaaataatatggtATGATATTGTGAGCTGTCATTAGGATGACTCTTATTTCATGCATaaactttctattttttttttaagtttgatatgtattttttttaatgtatttgagTTTGATTCGTATTTatgttattcttttaataatattttttataagataaaaaaagattaatgtatTTTACAGTATTAGTTTAAGTGAGatactataatatataattaatatttatattatggagtaaaatttaagtttaatttaactttattaaattaatatataaaataaaatttatatttatttgtatattgtaaaagaatctaatctaaaaaataacaaaaataacatatccaattacatattattataaacataataacAGTGTAATTCATTAGGGTAATGTTCATCatattagggatgacaaaaaaatccgcGAGCAAAGGTATCCGCGAGTAAAACTAACTTAGAATGGGTAGTTACTATCCGCGGATATTTATTATCCGTGGGTAATGagtagcggatattttaatacctgctTCTAAACGTGTAGGATACGGGTATATACTATCCGACTCGCGGGTACACGCTatccgcaaaaaataaataaaaaaattaatttatattttttaattaaatttaattaaaaataaaataaaattatattttattagattaaaattaattaaaattaaattttaatttatattatattatattatatatatatatatatatatatatatatatatttgttattttatttaaattttattttaaaaaatatagaacatatttttttttatcttttacggatatccgcgggtaccacggatttttaaaatacctgcgggtattttttaaacggataCCCGACAGATAGCGGGTCGGGTGGCAGGTACATTTTTATCCGGCGGGTGAGGTTGTGGGTAGACACTATCCgtacccgacccgacccgttgtcatccctaatcgTACATAACccaatataatcaaataatgtggtaaatattttattaatatctatattttttattataataataaacaattaaaagtattattaaaaataataagtggatgaaatttattgttttatcttattcataatttttattattttttttttcatttcttgcgTCTTACTTCTCATATAACCTATTCTACACAGCATAAATGAGGTTAGAAAACACTCTTTCGAGACTTATACGCCTAAATGAATGTATCTTTAGGcatattaaaagtaaatggTAGGCTAGTGGAATATATTACTTCTTTTCTAGGTTATGGCTAAGATATTAGTATTAAgaacattaaaatttttaaaattatttgttaatatcCCACGTATAAGGTTTCCATCACCCTAAGTTACAGCGTTTGGTTTTGATATTATTTCGTGCTACACAAAAGATAATGACGAAAATAGTCAActgttggaaaaaaaaattatatactttgtCTTCTGCTAAATCAAACTAACAGTGaaagatttaatttaataatttcaattttggcTCTTAAAACGGTGAGTTTGAAGCATAAGTCTCACTTAGAGCTA
This genomic stretch from Vigna radiata var. radiata cultivar VC1973A chromosome 7, Vradiata_ver6, whole genome shotgun sequence harbors:
- the LOC106767996 gene encoding gamma-glutamyl peptidase 3 produces the protein MAIDCESRRYAVLQAVRDSEYVEKVYGGYYNVYVEAFGEEGDVWDLFRVYEGDFPELNDLHKYDGFVITGSPSDAYGNDYWILKLCFILRIIVATEKKLLGICFGHQVLCRALGGRVGKSKTGWDIGFREVHFMKDVGGCYRYLDHHEMSSFLSIIEVHQDEVYEVPEGADVIASSDKTRVEMFAIADNILGIQGHPEYTIDILFNLIDRLLQMDVIQKGFAEDLKRRLESAEPDQECWKMICRSFLKGK